GACAAAACAATAGCGTCAGCGCGCCGGACGCGCGCATTCTCTTGACACTCTGCGCGAGGGAGGCCAACGCTGCGCCCATGTTGGATCTGCGTCCGGTTGGATATGTCATTGGCCTGTTGGTGGCCATTCTTGGGGCGACCATGGTGTTTCCTCTGGCCGTCGATCTGTACGACGGACAGGGGGAGTGGCCGGTTTTTCTCGAAAGCGCGGTGATCACCATCCTTGGGGGCGGGCTGATTGCGCTGTCCTGTGCCAATGGGGTGCGTGAGGGGCTGACCATCCAGCAGACCTTTCTGCTGACCACACTGGTCTGGGTGGCGCTGCCGCTGTTTGGAGCCATCCCACTGATGCTGGGCGCCACCGAGCTGCGGTTTGTTGACGCGTTTTTCGAGGCGATGTCGGGACTCACAACCACCGGCTCCACAGTGATTTCCGGTCTGGACGATCTGCCGCGCGGATTGCTGCTGTGGCGCGGCATTCTGCAATGGTTGGGCGGCATCGGAATTATTGTGGTCGCGATGGTATTCCTGCCCGAGCTACGGGTCGGCGGCATGCAGATCTTTCGCTCCGAAGCCTTTGACACCATGGGGAAAATCTTGCCCCGCGCTCAGGCAATCGCGAAGCAGATTTCACTGATCTATGTGGGGCTGACCGTCGCCTGCATGGTGGTCTATATGCTGTTGGGGATGGAGCCGTTCGACGCGCTGGTCCATGCGCTGACCACCTGTTCGACCGGCGGTTTTTCAAATTATGATGCGTCTTTTGGCACCTTCACCGGCGCACCCGAATATGCGGCATCAGTGTTCATGATCCTCGCGGCGCTGCCGTTCGTGCGCTACGTCCAGATGATCAACGGCCATTCCAAACCGCTGTTTCGTGACAGCCAGATCCAGGCGTTTCTGGCGACAATTGCCCTGTTGGTCGTGGTGACGGCCTGTGTGCTGGTCTACGTCTTTCCGCATCATCCGGAACAGGCCGTACGCGAAGCGCTGTTTAATATCACCTCGATCATTTCCGGCACCGGCTACGCCAGTGTCGACTATATGCAATGGGGCAGTTTTCTGGTCATGCTGTTCTTCTTCATCGGGCTGATCGGGGGCTGTGCTGGCTCCACCGCCTGTTCGGTAAAGATCTTCCGCTATCAGTTGCTGTTTGCGTCGATCCGGGTGCAGATCCAGCGGATCCATTCGCCGCATGGGGTGTTCGTGCCGCGCTATCAGGGGCGGGCGGTGGATACCGAGGTGCTGAGCTCGGTGATCTCCTTCTTTATGTTCTTTGTTGTCACGCTGGGGATTGTGGCCTGGGCGCTGGCGCTGACGGGGTTGGATTTCGTGACTGCGGTGTCTGGTGCTGCAACGGCTGTGGCCAATATCGGCCCCGGTCTCGGCGATCGGATTGGGCCTGCTGGCAATTTCGCGACGCTGAACGACGGGGCCAAGTGGATTCTGAGTGCGGCGATGCTGATCGGACGGCTGGAATTGATGGCCGTCTATGCCATTCTGACCATCCGGTTCTGGCGCAATTAGGCAGATCGACCGCAATGGGAGGCTCCGGCGCATCAATATTGCGTGTTGCCCCTGCGTTTCTATGTGTATCGCTACAATCCGTAGGCTTGCCCTCTTGGGGCCGCTCGCATAAGAGGCGGGGAGTTGAAACCCGCAAGCGCACGGAGAGTTTTGCCCAATGCCCGTTCTTGTGATGAAATTCGGCGGTACATCTGTCGCCAATCTGGACCGCATCCGCCGCGCCGCCAAACGCGTTGGTGTCGAAGTGGCCAAGGGTTACGACGTGATTGTGATCGTCTCTGCGATGTCGGGCAAGACCAATGAACTGGTCGGCTGGGTCAATGAGACCTCGCCGCTGTTTGATGCGCGCGAATATGATGCCGTTGTGTCCTCTGGCGAGAATGTGACCGCCGGGCTGATGGCGCTGACCCTGCAGGAAATGGATGTCCCGGCGCGCAGCTGGCAGGGCTGGCAGGTGCCGCTGAAGACCACCAGCGCCCATAGCCAAGCGCGGATTGAGGAAATCCCGCCGGAAAACATCAACGCCAAGTTCGGCGAAGGTATGCGTGTGGCCGTTGTTGCGGGTTTTCAGGGCATCAGTCCCGAAGGCCGCATCACCACGCTGGGCCGGGGGGGATCGGACACCACCGCCGTTGCTTTTGCTGCGGCGTTTGAGGCCGAGCGTTGCGATATCTACACCGATGTGGACGGGGTCTATACCACCGACCCGCGGATTTGCGACAAGGCGCGCAAGCTGGATAAAATCGCCTTTGAGGAAATGCTGGAGCTGGCGTCGCTGGGCGCCAAGGTTTTGCAGACCCGCTCGGTTGAGCTGGCGATGCGTTACAAGGTGAAACTGCGCGTGCTGTCCAGTTTCGAGGAACAATCGGACGAGGCCGGAACCCTGGTCTGCGACGAGGAGGAAATCATGGAATCCAATGTTGTGGCCGGTGTGGCCTATTCCCGTGACGAAGCCAAGCTGACCGTCCAATCGGTTGCCGACCGTCCCGGTATTGCGGCCCATATCTTCACCGCGCTGAGCGAAGCGGGCGTGAATGTGGATATGATCGTGCAGGATATCTCTGACGAGGGCCGCACCGATATGACCTTCTCCTGCCCGACCGATCAGGTTGCGCGCGCAGAACAGGCGCTGCAGGCGGTGAAGGAGAAGGGCGAGCTGAACTACGCAGAGCTACTGGCTGACCGCGACGTCGCCAAGGTTTCTGTGGTCGGGATCGGCATGCGTTCGCAATCTGGGGTTGCGGCGAAGATGTTCAAGGTGCTGTCGGATGAGGGCATCAATATCAAGGTGATCACCACCTCCGAAATCAAGATTTCGGTGCTGATAGACCGGAAATACATGGAACTTGCGGTGCAAGCACTGCATGATGCGTTTGAATTGGACAAGGCGGCCTGATCTGGACCTGGCCGCCTGACACCGAAACCTGTGTGAACGGCCCCCATGGTAAAGACGACCGAATCCGAAAGTCGCAACTTATTGATGCGCTTGCGCGAGGCGATGGCCGGTGATGATGCCGGTCAGGCCCGTCTGGACAAGATCACGCAGCTGATCGCCGACAGTATGCAGAGTGAGGTGTGCTCGGTCTATCTGTTCCGCGATGATGAGACGCTTGAACTCTGCGCGACGCAGGGGCTGAACGTCGAATCCGTGCACCAGACGCGCATGCGTATCGGTGAGGGGCTGGTGGGCCGTGTGGCGCGCTATGGCAAGGTGATCAATACGCCGGACGCGCCCAACGCCAAGGGCTTTCGCTATATGCCGGAAACCGGGGAGGAACGCTTTTCCTCCTTCCTTGGTGTGCCGATCCAGCGCCTTGGCGAAATGCTGGGCGTCCTGGTGGTGCAGTCCAAAGAGGGGCGTGAATTTTCCTCTGATGCGGTCTACGCGCTGGAGGTGGTGGCCATGGTCATCGCCGAGATGACCGAGCTTGGCGCCTTTGTTGGCGAAGGCGCGGCCTTGTCACCGCTGCACCAACAGCCCGTCTTGTTGCGCGGGACCATTGCGCAGGAAGGGGCCGTGGAGGGCCATGTCTGGCTGCACGAGCCGCGCGTTGTTGTAACCAACCCGATTGCCGATGACCCCCACCGCGAGCTGGAGCGCCTGCATGAGGCGGTTGAAGAGCTGCGGGTGGGTGTCGACAAGATGCTGGAGGTCACCCAGACCGGCGACAAAGAACAGTTGCAGGTGCTGGAAGCCTACCGGATGTTTGCCAATTCCAAGGGCTGGATGCGCCGGATGGAAGAGGATATCGGTCGCGGGCTTAGCGCCGAAGCGGCTGTTGAAAAAGAACAATCGCAGGCCCGTGCCCGCATGGGGCAGGTGCAGGATGCCTATCTGCGCGAGCGCCTCAGCGATCTGGATGATCTGTCGAACCGCTTGTTGCGTATCCTGACCGGGCAGGGCAGCGAGACAGGCGCCGAATTGCCTGAGGACCCAGTTCTGATTGCGCGAAATATCGGTCCGGGAGAGCTGCTGGAGTATGGCCGCAATCTGCGTGGCATCGTGCTGGAAGAGGGTTCCGTCGGATCACATGCTGCAATCATTGCCCGCGCGCTGGCCATTCCGCTGGTGGTCCATACCAAACGCATTACGACAGAGGCGCTGAACGGCGACCACATCATGGTCGATGGCGAGCAAGGCGTAGTGCATCTGCGGCCGGATGATACCGTTGTCAGCGCCTTTCGGGACAAAATCGCCATGCAGGCCAAAGCGCAGGAGCGTTATGCCTCGATCCGGGACAAACAGGCGCTGACCCGGGATGGCCGCCGCGTGCATCTGCTGATGAATGCCGGGTTGATGGCGGATTTGCCTTCGCTGGAGAATTCCGGTGCCGAAGGTGTTGGTCTGTTCCGCACCGAACTGCAGTTTCTGGTGCGCAATCAGATGCCCAAACGCTCGGAATTGGTGGCGCTTTACCAGCGGGTGCTGGACGCGGCCGGGGGCAAGCGGGTGGTGTTTCGCACGCTGGACATCGGGTCGGACAAGGTGCTGCCCTATATGAAGCCCACGGATGAACCCAACCCGGCGCTTGGCTGGCGGGCGATCCGGGTCGGTCTGGACAAGCCTGGTGTGATGCGGATGCAGTTGCAGGCGCTGATCCGGGCCGCGAATGGGCGTCCCCTGACGGTGATGTTCCCGTTTGTGGCTCAGTTCGAAGAGTTCCGAGATGCCAAGGCAGAGGTCGAAAAGACGCTGGAGCGGGAGCGCCGTCTCGGCCATGCTCTGCCCGAAAAGCTGGAAGTCGGGGCGATGCTGGAGACACCTTCTCTCGCCTTTGCGCCGCAGAAATTCTTTGACGAGGTCGAATTCCTGTCGATTGGTGGCAATGATCTCAAGCAGTTCTTTTTTGCCGCTGACCGCGAGAATGAGCGGGTGCGCAAACGCTATGACACGTTGAATGTCAGCTATCTGAGCTTCATTGCGCAGATCGTTGAACGCTGTGAGAAATCCGGCACGCCGCTCAGTTTCTGTGGCGAAGATGCTGGCCGCCCGATTGAGGCTGTCTGCCTTGCGGCGATGGGGTTGCGGGTGCTGTCGATGCGCCCTGCCTCAGTTGGTCCGGTGAAATCGCTGCTGATGCGTGTGGATCTGAATGACATCCGCAAAATCATCACCGATGCCCGGCACAGAGGGGAGCAGACGGTGCGTCCGGCGGTCATGCAGTATCTGCGAGAGCTCTGAAGACGCCCCAATATAACTAGGCCAGAGTCCTAAGACCGCGCGGCATTTTCCGCGCGGTTTATTCTGGCTGCGACTGCAGCTTATGGGTGTCATAGGGGAGGCGCCTGTTGATGAATTGCTGGAATTTTCCCGTCTGTCGATTGATGGATATCGATTTTTCATCCGAAAATATTCAATGAGAATTTTCGAAATCCCAAATGTTGTTGCAGAATGTTGATAATACTTCAGATGTCGCAGGGTTTGAGACTAAGTCGCGTATCGGTTGAGAGTTCCTGAATTACCCCCTGACTTATCCACAGGGGTATCAGTGTGTCTAAGATGTACGTATCTTATTGAAATTAATCATTTAAATATCGTTCTGTTTGCGTTGAAGTGGGGTTGAATTACGAAGTTCTCAACATCAACTGTGGCGCCTAGGTAGCTGAAATATTGAGAGAAATCTCGGTCACATTTTGCAGGTTTCGTGCCCCCACAGGAAGAGATCCCGTGAAAACCGGGGAGGCCTGCCGCAATCTGAAGTCTTTCAGGGTTGGGTGAATATTCCCTTAACAGGCCAAACCTGCTGTGGAGGTAAAAGCTTCAAGTATAAAAGTTTAAGCTTGAAGTTTATTGTGATCCGCTTATCCTGTTTGCAGCTTAGACAGCAATAGGGGAATGGCATCATGAAAATCGCCTGTTTGGGAGGCGGCCCAGCCGGCCTATATTTTGCAATCTCGACCAAGCTGCGCCAGCCCGACGCTGAGATCACGGTTTTTGAGCGTAACAAACCGGATGACACGTTCGGTTGGGGGGTTGTGCTGTCTGATGATGCGCTTGAGAACCTGACAACAAACGACCCTGTCAGCGCCGGTCAGATCCGCGATAAATTTGCCTATTGGGATGATATTGCCGTGGTGCATGGCGGTGTGCGGACGGTCTCAGGCGGGCATGGTTTTGCCGGGATTGGTCGTAAGGCGATGCTGGTGATCCTGCAGGAACGGGCGCGTGAACTGGGCGTTGATCTGCAGTTCGAGACGGAGGTCGGGCCCGCGGCCTCCTATCAGGCGGAATATGATCTTGTGGTTGCCTGTGATGGGTTGAATTCGCGCGTCCGCAGCGAATTTGCGGAACACTTCAAACCCAACGTCGATGTGCGCCCCTGTAAATTCATATGGCTGGGCACGAAGCAGAAGTTTGATGATGCCTTCACCTTTATCTTTGAAAAGACACAGCACGGCTGGTTGTGGATCCATGCCTATCAATTTGATGCCGACACGGCGACTGTGATTGTCGAATGCTCTGCTCAGACCTGGGAAAACTGGGGGTTTGAAGCGATGAGCAAGGACGAGATCCTGCGGACCTGCGAGGAGATCTTTGCCAATCATCTCGGTGGGCATGCCCTGATCTCAAATGCGGATCATCTGCGCGGCTCCGCGGTCTGGATCAACTTCCCGCGGGTTCTGTGTGAGACCTGGCACCACGAAAACGTTGTACTGCTGGGCGATGCCTCGGCCACGGCGCATTTCTCGATCGGATCGGGAACCCGGCTTGCCTTTGACAGCGCGATCGCATTGGCAGAATTCATCACAACCGAACCGACGCTGGAGCAGGCTTTTGTGCGCTATCAGGAAGAACGGCGCCTGGACGTGCTGCGGCTACAATCGGCGGCGCGCAATTCACTGGAGTGGTTTGAAGAGGTCGAGCGATATCTGGATATGGATCCAGTGCAATTCAACTACTCGCTACTGACCCGGTCGCAGCGGATCTCCCATGAAAACCTGCGCCTGCGGGATGCTGACTGGCTCGCCTCGGCGGAGAAATGGTTTCAGGAGACCGCAGGTGCGCCTGCGGATGCAGCGACCCGTGCGCCAATGTTTGCGCCTTATAAATTGCGGGAGATGCGGGTCAAGAACCGCATCGTGGTGTCGCCGATGGCGCAGTACAAGGCCAAGGATGGCTGCCCGACCGACTGGCATCTGATCCACTACGGAGAACGCGCTAAGGGGGGCGCCGGGCTGGTCTATACGGAAATGACCTGTGTCTCGGCCGAGGGACGGATTACACCCGGCTGTCCCGGCCTATACGCGCCAGAGCACGAGGCCGCGTGGGCGCGGCTGACGGGTTTTGTCCACGCTGAGACCGACGCGAAGATCTGCTGTCAGATTGGCCATTCGGGTCGCAAGGGATCCACCCAATTGGGCTGGGAGACCATGGATGCACCGCTGCGGGAAGGGAACTGGGAGACGGTCTCCGCCTCGGCCATCGCGTGGTCCGATGGTAACGCACCTCCCCGGGAGATCACGCGGGCGGAAATGGACGCGATCAAGGGTGAATTCGTTGCCGCAGCACAGATGGCTGAGCGGGCAGGGTTTGATATGATCGAACTCCATGCGGCCCATGGCTATCTGATTTCTTCGTTTATTTCGCCAAAATCCAACATTCGGACGGATGCCTATGGTGGGGCATTGGCAAACCGCCTTCGTTACCCGCTGGAGGTGTTTGAGGCCATGCGTGCGGTCTGGCCTGCGGACAAACCGATGTCCGTTCGCATCTCTGCCAACGATTGGGTCGGCGACGAAGGCGTGACGCCGGAGGAGGCGGTCGAGATTGCGCGGGCCTTCACCGCGGCGGGTGCGGATATCATTGACGTGTCTGCGGGGCAGACCTCAACGGAGGCGCAGCCGGTCTATGGCCGTATGTTCCAGACGCCATTTTCGGACCGGATCCGCAATGATGCCGGGATCGCGACCATGGCGGTGGGCAATATCTACGAAGCGGATCACGCCAACTCCATCCTGATGGCAGGGCGGGCTGATCTGGTCTGCGTTGGGCGCCCACATCTGGCGGATCCCTATTGGACCCTGCATGAGGCAAGCCGGATTGGCGATCGTCATGCGGACTGGCCGCTGCCCTATCTGGCGGGACGGGATCAGGCCTGGCGTCTGGCAGACCGCGATGCAGAGGTGATCCGGGCATGAGCAATCTGGCGGGTAAAGATCTAGCTGGCAGACATGTGGTGGTTACCGGTGGTGGATCCGGCGTGGGCGCTGCACTGGCGCGCAGCTTTGCAGGGCAGGGCGCGCGGCTCACACTGCTTGGTCGGCGGATTGAAACGCTGGAGGAGGTGGCCGCTGAAACAGGTGCCCTGCCGCTTGCCTGTGATGTTACCGAGGCAGAGGCGGTGCATGCGGTACTCGCTACGGCGCGACAGCAATATGGACCGGTGGCCGTCGCTATTGCGAATGCAGGTGCTGCGCCGTCGAAACCCTTTGCCAAGATGGATCTGGCGGATTTCGAGGCAGCCCTAGCTGTCAACCTGTCGGGGGTGTTCAACCTGTGGCAGGCCGCCCTGTCTGATATGAAGTCGGCAGGCTGGGGGCGGATGATTGCCGTTGCCTCAACTGCCGGGCTCAAAGGCTATCCTTATGTTTCGGGGTATTGCGCGGCAAAACATGGGGTTGTCGGCCTCACGCGGTCGCTTGCGCAGGAACTGGCACGCAGCGGCATCACCGTGAATGCGATTTGTCCGGGCTTCATTGAGACGCCGCTGCTTGAGCGTTCGATTGCGACCATTGTGTCCACCACCGGGATGAGCGAGGAAGCGGCGGCAAAATCGCTGCGCGCAGGCAACCCGCAAGGCCGCTTTATCCAGCCGGAAGAGGTGGCGGATGCGGCGCTTTTCCTTGCCTCCTCTTCGGCAGCATCCATCAACGGCAGCGCGCTGCCCATCACCGGAGGTGAGATCTGATGCAAACCGACCGTTCCAAGGATCGGCTGCGACTGTGGCTGAAAGTACTTAAGGCAACCCGCGCCGTGGAAAGCGAAATTCGCGAGAACCTGCGACAGGAGTTCACCACCACGCTGCCCCGGTTTGACGTAATGGCAGCTCTCAGCCAGCATCTCGACGGGCTGAAGATGAGCGAGCTCTCCGGCGTGCTGAAAGTGTCCAATGGCAATGTCACCGGGATTGTTGAACGGCTGGTGGATGACGGCCATGTGCAGCGCGAGAAGGTCCCCGGAGACCGACGTGCCAGCCGGGTACGGCTGACGGAGGCGGGGATCGCGGAATTCGCCCGTCAGGCTGCCGCCCATGAGGCCTGGATTGACAAGATGTTTGACAGCGTGCCCGAAGCCGAGGTTCAGACGCTCTCTGATGCGCTGGATCAGGTGGCCAGACGGCTTGAAAATGAAGGACGCGACGGATGATTTCGACGGACACCAAGTATTTTCTGTGCAGTATTGAGGACGGCATCGCCACCGTGGCACTGGACCGCCCCGAGCGAAAGAACCCTCTGAGCTTTGACAGCTACGCGGAGCTGCGGGACTGGTTTCGTGACCTGCATTATGATGACGACGTGAAGGCTGTGGTGTTCGCTCCCAATGGCGGCAACTTCAGCTCAGGTGGCGATGTCCATGATATCATTGGACCGTTGACAAGAATGTCGATGAAAGACCTGCTCGCCTTTACCCGGATGACCGGCGATCTGGTCAAGGCGATGGTGAATTGCGGCAAGCCGATCATCGCAGCGCTGGACGGTGTCTGCGTGGGGGCGGGTGCGATTATTGCCATGGCGTCGGACATCCGGATCGCCACGCCAGAAACCAAGACGGCGTTTCTGTTCACCCGCGTTGGACTGGCAGGCTGCGATATGGGGGCCTGTGCGATCCTGCCGCGCATCATTGGCCAGGGGCGTGCCGCAGAGCTGCTCTATACCGGGCGATCAATGAGCGCGGATGAAGGGGCGGCCTGGGGGTTTCATAACAAAGTGGTGCCCGCAGATTCACTGCTGGGCGAGGCACGCAGCTGGGCAGAGCGGATCGCGGCGGGGCCGAATTTTGGTCACATGATGACCAAGACAATGCTGGTGCAGGAATGGTCGATGTCGATTGAGCAAGCCATCGAGGCGGAGGCACAAGCACAGGCGATTTGCATGCAGACAGCCGATTTCGAGCGCGCCTACCAGGCCTTCGTGAAAAAGGAAAAACCCCTGTTCGAAGGGGATTGATACGGCCCTTGCGGGGCGCTGCGCCGGAGGAGGGTGCGGGGCCTCCGGCGGGAGTATTTAGAGAAAGATGACAGGCGGCGTGTGCCGCTGCCGGGAGGAGCGATATGGCGGATAAGACATTTCTGAGCTGGCCGTTTTTTGAAGACCGCCACCGCGCACTGGCGGCGGATCTGGACAGGTGGGCAGAGGATGCGCTGGCGCATATTGATCACAGTGATACCGATGCTGCCTGCCGCGGGCTGGTGTCGGCCCTGGGGGCTGCGGGCTGGACGCAGCATTCCGGCGCCATGGCCGGGGAGGTGCTGGACGTGCGCACGCTGTGCCTGATCCGTGAGACCTTGGCCCGGCACGATGGTCTGGCAGATTTTGCCTTTGCGATGCAGGGGTTGGGAACAGGGGCGATTTCTCTCTTTGGCACGGAGGCCCAACAGGCAGAATGGCTGCCGCTCACACGCAGCGGCAAGGCGATTTCTGCCTTTGCGCTGACCGAACCGCAATCAGGATCCGATGTGGCCAATTCCACCATGACCGCGGTGCGGGATGGGGAACACTATGTTCTGAACGGCGAGAAGACCTGGATCTCCAACGGCGGGATTGCTGACGTCTATACGTTGTTTGCCCGTAGCGGCGAGGGGCCGGGGGCCAAGGGGCTCTCGGCCTTTGTCGTGCCTGCGGGGCTGCCGGGGTTTGAGGTGGTGGAGCGTCTGGAGACGCTGGCACCGCACCCGCTTGCGACCCTGCGGTTCAGCGATTGCCGTATCCCGCGCAGCGCGTTGCTGGGGGCGCCGGGCGCGGGCTTCAAGATTGCGATGTCGGTGCTGGATGTGTTTCGCTCCACTGTGGCGGCGGCAGCATTGGGGTTTGCGCGCCGGGCCCTGGATGAGGCGCTGGCACGCGTAACAAGCCGTCATGTGCAGGGGGCGCGGCTGGCGGATCTGCAGATGGTGCAGGGGCATATCGCGGATATGGCGCTGGATGTGGATGCAAGTGCCCTGCTGGTCTATCGCGCGGCCTGGGCCAAGGACAGTGGCGCCGCGCGCATCACCCGGGAGGCCGCGATGGCGAAGTTGTTCTCTACCGATCAGGCGCAGAAAATCATCGACAAGGCGGTTCAGTTGCATGGCGGTGACGGGGTGCGGCAGGGTCAGAAGGTCGAGGAACTCTACCGCGATATCAGAGCGTTGCGGATCTACGAAGGCGCATCTGACGTCCAACGTGTGGTGATTGCCCGTCAGGCGATTTCCACGTTTCAGAAGGGAAGCTGAGATGCTGGGACCAAGCGCACATACCGACACATTCACCCGCGACAACCTGCCGCCGGTGGATCAGTGGCCGGAGTTCCTGACCGACGGATATGACTATCCTGAGCGATTGAATGCGGCAGTCGAATTGACCGATGCCATGGTCGCCAAAGGGTTCGGGGATCATACGGCGCTGATCGGCAACGGGCGGCGGCGGACCTATAAGGAACTGACCGATTGGACCAACCGGCTGGCCCATGTTCTGGTGGAGGATCTGGGGGTGCAGCCCGGCAACCGGATCCTGATCCGCTCTGCCAACAATCCGGCGATGGTGGCCTGCTGGCTGGCGGCGACCAAGGCAGGCGCTGTGGTGGTGAACACCATGCCGATGCTGCGGGCAGGCGAGCTGGCGAAGATCATCGACAAGGCAGAGATCAGCCATGCGCTGTGTGATACCCGGCTGATGGAGGAGCTGGTTGCCTGTGCCAAAACCTCGGCGCATCTGAAGTCCGTCGTCGGGTTCGATGGCACCTCCAACCATGATGCGGAACTGGATCGGTTGGCGCTGGAAAAACCGGTGCGGTTTGAGGCGGTGGCGACGGGCCGCGATGATGTGGCCCTTCTGGGGTTCACCTCAGGCACCACGGGGTCACCGAAAGCGACGGTGCATTTTCACCGCGATCTTTTGATGATTGCCGATGGTTATGCAGCCGAGGTGCTACAGGTCACGCCTGAGGATATCTTTGTCGGCTCGCCGCCGCTGGCGTTTACGTTTGGACTGGGCGGTCTGGCAATTTTTCCGCTGCGGTTTGGGGCGGCGGCGACCTTGCTGGAAAATGCCTCGCCGCCGAATCTTATTGAGATCATCGAGACATACAAGGCAACGGTCTGTTTTACCGCGCCGACCGCCTATCGGGTGATGCTGCGCGCGATGGAGGAGGGGGCAGATCTGTCATCGCTCAGGGCGGCAGTGTCCGCCGGGGAAACCCTGCCAGCGCCGGTTTATGACGAATGGATAGCCCAGACTGGCAAGCCGATGTTGGATGGGATGGGGGCGACGGAGATGCTGCATATCTTCATCTCCAACCGGTTTGACGACCACCGCCCCGCCTGCACCGGCAAACCTGTGAAGGGCTACCGGGTGCGGGTTCTGGACAGTGATGGCAATGAAGCCCCGCGCGGAGAGGTTGGCCGACTGGCAGTGAAGGGGCCGACCGGGTGCCGCTACCTCGCGGATGCGCGGCAGGGTGAGTACGTCAAGGATGGCTGGAACATCACCGGCGACAGTTTCGTGATGGACGTTGATGGCTATCTGCACTTTGCTGCACGCAACGATGATATGATCGTCTCTGCCGGGTATAACATAGCCGGTCCGGAGGTTGAGGCGGCGTTGCTGTCCCATGACCTGGTGACGGAATGTGCCGTGATCGGCGCCAGCGATGATGCGCGGGGCGAGATCGTGCAGGCCCATGTTGTGCTGGCCGAGGGGGCGCAGGCGTCGGAGGTCCTGACCAGGGCGCTGCAGGATCACGTCAAGGCAGCCATTGCACCCTATAAATACCCCCGCGATATCGTCTACAC
The nucleotide sequence above comes from Phaeobacter inhibens DSM 16374. Encoded proteins:
- a CDS encoding MarR family winged helix-turn-helix transcriptional regulator, encoding MQTDRSKDRLRLWLKVLKATRAVESEIRENLRQEFTTTLPRFDVMAALSQHLDGLKMSELSGVLKVSNGNVTGIVERLVDDGHVQREKVPGDRRASRVRLTEAGIAEFARQAAAHEAWIDKMFDSVPEAEVQTLSDALDQVARRLENEGRDG
- a CDS encoding enoyl-CoA hydratase family protein encodes the protein MISTDTKYFLCSIEDGIATVALDRPERKNPLSFDSYAELRDWFRDLHYDDDVKAVVFAPNGGNFSSGGDVHDIIGPLTRMSMKDLLAFTRMTGDLVKAMVNCGKPIIAALDGVCVGAGAIIAMASDIRIATPETKTAFLFTRVGLAGCDMGACAILPRIIGQGRAAELLYTGRSMSADEGAAWGFHNKVVPADSLLGEARSWAERIAAGPNFGHMMTKTMLVQEWSMSIEQAIEAEAQAQAICMQTADFERAYQAFVKKEKPLFEGD
- a CDS encoding acyl-CoA dehydrogenase family protein, with product MADKTFLSWPFFEDRHRALAADLDRWAEDALAHIDHSDTDAACRGLVSALGAAGWTQHSGAMAGEVLDVRTLCLIRETLARHDGLADFAFAMQGLGTGAISLFGTEAQQAEWLPLTRSGKAISAFALTEPQSGSDVANSTMTAVRDGEHYVLNGEKTWISNGGIADVYTLFARSGEGPGAKGLSAFVVPAGLPGFEVVERLETLAPHPLATLRFSDCRIPRSALLGAPGAGFKIAMSVLDVFRSTVAAAALGFARRALDEALARVTSRHVQGARLADLQMVQGHIADMALDVDASALLVYRAAWAKDSGAARITREAAMAKLFSTDQAQKIIDKAVQLHGGDGVRQGQKVEELYRDIRALRIYEGASDVQRVVIARQAISTFQKGS
- a CDS encoding AMP-binding protein, producing MLGPSAHTDTFTRDNLPPVDQWPEFLTDGYDYPERLNAAVELTDAMVAKGFGDHTALIGNGRRRTYKELTDWTNRLAHVLVEDLGVQPGNRILIRSANNPAMVACWLAATKAGAVVVNTMPMLRAGELAKIIDKAEISHALCDTRLMEELVACAKTSAHLKSVVGFDGTSNHDAELDRLALEKPVRFEAVATGRDDVALLGFTSGTTGSPKATVHFHRDLLMIADGYAAEVLQVTPEDIFVGSPPLAFTFGLGGLAIFPLRFGAAATLLENASPPNLIEIIETYKATVCFTAPTAYRVMLRAMEEGADLSSLRAAVSAGETLPAPVYDEWIAQTGKPMLDGMGATEMLHIFISNRFDDHRPACTGKPVKGYRVRVLDSDGNEAPRGEVGRLAVKGPTGCRYLADARQGEYVKDGWNITGDSFVMDVDGYLHFAARNDDMIVSAGYNIAGPEVEAALLSHDLVTECAVIGASDDARGEIVQAHVVLAEGAQASEVLTRALQDHVKAAIAPYKYPRDIVYTDALPKTETGKIQRFRLKST